In a single window of the Drosophila albomicans strain 15112-1751.03 chromosome 3, ASM965048v2, whole genome shotgun sequence genome:
- the LOC127565619 gene encoding uncharacterized protein LOC127565619, whose amino-acid sequence MGDEAAATPAPVKTTTSGAQGLIHGNAWLTAAAVAAYSTRALWLKMRKLLAAKTKSKDEADDDELELEEQPMPPGLIQTVDVCPM is encoded by the coding sequence ATGGGTGATGAAGCAGCTGCCACTCCTGCCCCAGTGAAGACCACGACTTCGGGAGCTCAAGGCCTCATTCATGGCAACGCATGGttaactgcagctgctgtggctgcctaCTCGACTCGTGCCCTTTGGCTGAAGATGCGCAAGTTGCTGGCGGCAAAGACTAAATCAAAGGATgaagctgatgatgatgaattgGAGCTCGAGGAGCAGCCGATGCCTCCAGGTCTGATTCAGACCGTTGACGTCTGCCCCATGTAG